TGATCCCGCCACCGTCGCTGCTTTTGTCGACGGCGAACTCGACGATCTGACCGCACGCCGGATTGAGCGCGAGGCAGCCAACGATGCAGCACTCGCGGCGGAGATCGCACGCCATCGCGCGCTCAAAGCGCGGCTGACCGGGCATTATGCTCCCATTGCGAAAGAGGCCGTTCCCGAACGACTCCGGTCGCTGATCGCGGTTGATGACAAGGTCGATACGAGCTTGGCCGATCGCCGCAGCGTCAGAGGCGCGCGCTTCACATACTTCAGTGGCGTTCATTGGAGCGCCATTGCGGCTTCGCTGGTGCTCGGCCTGACAATCGGACTGCGCCCTTGGGCGCCGGCCGCCGATGTGACAATCGACAACGGCGCTCTGGTCGCGGCGGGATCGCTCGCCGCAGCGCTCGATACACAGCTCGCGTCGAGCCAGCGTGACGATGCCCCGATCCGTATCGTGCTCAGTTTCGAGGACAATACCGGTCGCTATTGCCGCAGCTTCGAAAGCCGTCCGGTCAATGGAATCGGTTGCCGCGAGGATGGTCGATGGCAGATCGAAAGAACGCTTCCGGGCCAAACCCGCGGCGATTACCGGCAAGCCTCATCGGGCGAACTTGCTGGCGCGGCAGCGGCCATGATGAAACGCGATCCACTTGATGCTCAGAGCGAACGAGCGGCGCGGGACGCGGGATGGACAAATCCCCGATAGGATTTGTCGGAGAGTCTTGGGAACTGGAACTCGCCAAAACAGGTCCACTGGGCTTTACTGCCGCATAGAGCGATCTTAGACGCGCAATATGACGTTTCTGCAATTTGGTGAGTGGAAGTCGGTCTGCCAAACGCGGGGACCATTCTATGATTTAACATAATATATATTATCGGATAAACATATGCCTGACACGGCAAACCAATCCCCCATCGACCGTCTGCTCGGAATCATGCGCCAGCTCCGCAATCCGGACGGCGGTTGCGAATGGGATCTCGCGCAAAACTTCTCGACGATTGCACCTTATACGATCGAGGAAGCCTATGAGGTTTCCGACGCGATCGCCGGCGGCGATCCTGCCGCGATCCGCGACGAACTCGGCGACCTTCTGCTCCAGGTCGTGTTCCATAGCCAGATCGCGACCGACGACGGCCTTTTCGGCTTCGACGACGTCGCCGATGCGATCAGCGACAAGATGGAACGCCGCCATCCGCACATCTTCGGCAACGGCGAGACCGACGATGTCCGCAAGCAATGGGAAGCAATCAAGGCCGATGAACGCGCCGCCGAAGGGCCAAGTGGTGCGTTGGCAGGTGTCGCGCTGTCGCTACCCGCCTTGCTCCGCGCCCAAAAGCTGCAAGGCCGCGCCGCGCGCGTCGGTTTCGACTGGCCCGACGTCGACGGTCCACGCGACAAGATCGCCGAAGAATTGGCCGAGGTGGCGAATGCAGCGAACGAAGCCGAGCGCCACGAGGAAGTCGGCGACCTTTTGTTCGCGGTCGTAAACTATGCACGCAAGCTGGGCGTCGATGCGGAAAGCGCGCTACGCGACGCCAATCTGAAATTCGCCCGACGCTTTGCGGCGATGGAAGATCGGGCCGGCGGGAGCATCGCAGACCTGTCGCTTGATGCGCAAGAAGATCACTGGCTGGCGGTCAAGGCGTCGGAGCGTCGTTAGGATCTTTCCGGGCCGGCCATAGCCGTTCGAACCGCGCGCGATCCGCGGGATCGAGCCGTACGGTCAGGACGTGCCCCTCGCCCTCCGGCTCATCGGAGAGCACCTCGCCGCGGGCGTGCAGCCAAGCCATTGCCTCGCCCTGCTCATAGTCAAGATAGATGCGCTGCACCTGATGCCGCGCGGTCAATTGCGACGCCATGAGGATGCGCGCGGTCTCGACGCCTTCGCCCGTCACGGCCGAAATGATCGCGACGTCGGGACGCCGCGCCGCCATTTCTTCGATCGTCGCGCGGCGATCGACGTCCGCGGTGTCGATCTTGTTCCATATTTCGATCTGGGGGATCGCCGCCGGAGCATCCCCCTCCCCGCCATCCTGCGGACCGTTGGCGCCGAGCGAATTCAGAATCGCGCGCACATCCTCATATTGCGCCTCGCTGTCGGGATGCACGATATCGCGCACATGGACGATCAGGTCTGCGGTCGTGACCTCTTCCAGCGTCGCACGGAAGGCGGCGACGAGTTCGGTCGGCAGATCGGACACGAAACCCACGGTGTCGGACAGGATCGCCTTGTCGATGCCGGGCAACCGGATTTCGCGCATCGTCGGATCGAGCGTGGCGAAAAGCATATCTTCCGCCATGACGTCACTCCCCGTCAACCTGTTGAAGAAAGTCGATTTTCCGGCGTTTGTATAGCCGACGAGCGCAATGACGGGCCATGGCGCGCGCTGGCGCTTCGACCGTTGCAGTTGGCGCGTGCGGCGCGCATCCTCAAGGCTGCGGCGAATCCGCGCCATCCGATTGCGGATCATCCGCCGGTCGGCTTCGATCTGCGTTTCCCCGGGGCCGCCGAGGAATCCGAAGCCGCCGCGCTGACGCTCGAGATGCGTCCAGCTACGAACGAGGCGCCCTGCCTGATAATCGAGATGCGCGAGCTCGACTTGCAAACGCCCCTCAGCCGTCGCAGCGCGCTCACCGAAGATTTCGAGGATCAACCCGGTGCGGTCGATCACCTTCGTACCGAACGCCGTTTCGAGATTGCGCTGCTGGATCGGCGTGAGCGCCGCATCGACAACGACCAGCTGGACGCCCTTCGCGGCGATGTCGGGCGCGATCGCGTCGATCTGGCCGACGCCGAGAAGGGTCGCCGCCCGCGTCTGCCGCAGGCGCAGCGTGTGGACGGCGACGACATCGAGCCCGATCGCAAGCGCGAGTCCCTTCGCCTCCTCAGCGCGAGCGTCAAGGTCGCGCGCAAGCCGCTGGCTATGCCATTCGGGCACGATGACAAGCGCGGGTGCGCCGCGCGTTACCTCGTCTTCATTGTCGATTATCGGGTCGATCAGGTGTCGTCCGCTTCGCCGTCACCCTCGCCATTGTCGGTCAGGTTGATCGGCCCGTTCGGCTGAACGGTCGAAATCGCGTGCTTGTAGACAAGCTGCACCTGCCGCTCGCGCTCGAGCAACATGCAGAACAGGTCGAACGCGACGATATCGCCCTGCAGCATCACGCCGTTGACGAGGAACATCGTGACCGATTCGTCCGACCGGCGAACCGCGTTCAGGAAAACGTCCTGCAACGCCTTGCCCTTGCTCGCCGGCGCGTCGCGCAGATTGTCGCCGAGCAGCGACAAGTCGAAATCATGCGACGGCATCACGGTCGAGATCGCATGCTTATACACCAGCTGCGACTGCCCGTCGCGGCGGAGGAGCAATGAGAAATTGTCGAACCAGGTGATGATGCCCTGCAGCTTGACACCCTTGACCAGGAACATGGTCACCGGGGTTTTGCTCTTGCGAAGGGCGTTGAGGAAAATATCTTGGAGATTCTGGTTTTTATCGGACACATTTGCCTCCTGTTTTTGGCGGTACAACCGCGGGTACGGTGCCGGTTTTCCGGCTTTCAAGACCTTCTTCTTGAAAGCAATATGCGGCAAAGCAGGCGGAAGGTCTAGCGCAAAGCCGCTATCCCTCGCCGTCCGAACTCTCGGTAAGGCCCAAAAGTTTCAGTTTGCGGTGCAGCGCCGACCGCTCCATCCCGATGAAGGTCGCGGTGCGCGAAATATTGCCCGAAAAGCGGTTGATCTGGATGCGTAGATACTCGCGCTCGAAATTTTCGCGCGCCTCCTTCAGCGGGATCGCGGTGATCGATTCCGAATTGGGCAAGATATCGGTTCCGCCGCGGACCAGTTCGGCGGGCAGCATGTCGGCATCGATCCGCGCCAGCCGATCGCTCGGCGCAAGGATCATTACGCGTTCGATGACGTTGCGCAGTTCGCGGACATTACCCGGCCATTCATGCGCCTGGAGCGCCGCCATCGCCTCCGAACTGATCTCCGGCGGCGGAACGCGGCGGTCGGCGGCGTAGCGGCGGATATAATGGTCGCAGAGGCTGGCAATATCGTCGCGCCGCTCGCGCAGCGGCGGGATATGCACGGGCACGACGTTGAGCCGATAATATAGATCCTCGCGAAACCGGTTTTCGGCGATTTCGGTCATCAGGTCGCGCGCCGACCCCGAAATGATGCGGACATCGACGCGGATCATCGTGCGGCCCCCGACACGGGCGAAGCTCTGATCGGTCAGGACGCGCAGGATCTTGCCCTGCGTGGTCAGCGGCATGTCGGCGACCTCGTCGAGGAACAGCGTGCCACCATGCGCCTGTTCGAGCAGGCCGACGCGGATCGATCCATCTTCGGCCTCCGAGCCGAACAATTCGGTTTCGACCGTTTCAGGGTCCATGCGCGCCGACGAAATGACCCGGAACGGCGCATTGTGCCTGCCGCTCCATCCGTGCAGCACGCGTGCGGCGACTTCCTTGCCGACGCCGGGCGCGCCGGTGATCAGCACGCGGCTGCCTGTTCCCGCAACGCGCTTCAGCGTGGCGCGGACATTGTTGATCGCGGCACTGGTGCCGGTGAGCTCGTCCGACGGCCCGGCCTTTTCGCGCAGCTGTTCATATTCGAACTTCAGTCGTTCGCTTTCGGTCGCGCGCTCGACGAGGTGAAGCAGGCGCGAGGCCTCGAACGGCTTTTCGATGAAGTCGAACGCGCCGCGGCGGATCGCTGCAACCGCGGTGTCGAGCCCGCCATGGCCCGAAATGACGATGATCGGCAGCGTCGGGTCGAACGCCTTGATCGCTTCGACCAGCCCAAGCCCGTCGAGACGCGAGCCCTGGAGCCAGACGTCGATCAGCGCGAGCGACGGCCGCCGCTGACGGATCGCCTCGAGCGCAGAATCACTGTCCGACGCGGTGCGCGCCTCATAACCTTCGTCTTCCATGACGCCGGCGACGAGGTCGCAAATGTCGCGTTCGTCATCGACGATCAGAATATCAAGCGCCATGATCTTCTCTGTCCTGCCGGTTGCGGATGCGCCCCGGAACC
This genomic interval from Sphingopyxis chilensis contains the following:
- a CDS encoding anti-sigma factor codes for the protein MSFDPATVAAFVDGELDDLTARRIEREAANDAALAAEIARHRALKARLTGHYAPIAKEAVPERLRSLIAVDDKVDTSLADRRSVRGARFTYFSGVHWSAIAASLVLGLTIGLRPWAPAADVTIDNGALVAAGSLAAALDTQLASSQRDDAPIRIVLSFEDNTGRYCRSFESRPVNGIGCREDGRWQIERTLPGQTRGDYRQASSGELAGAAAAMMKRDPLDAQSERAARDAGWTNPR
- the mazG gene encoding nucleoside triphosphate pyrophosphohydrolase: MPDTANQSPIDRLLGIMRQLRNPDGGCEWDLAQNFSTIAPYTIEEAYEVSDAIAGGDPAAIRDELGDLLLQVVFHSQIATDDGLFGFDDVADAISDKMERRHPHIFGNGETDDVRKQWEAIKADERAAEGPSGALAGVALSLPALLRAQKLQGRAARVGFDWPDVDGPRDKIAEELAEVANAANEAERHEEVGDLLFAVVNYARKLGVDAESALRDANLKFARRFAAMEDRAGGSIADLSLDAQEDHWLAVKASERR
- the hflX gene encoding GTPase HflX, which codes for MIDPIIDNEDEVTRGAPALVIVPEWHSQRLARDLDARAEEAKGLALAIGLDVVAVHTLRLRQTRAATLLGVGQIDAIAPDIAAKGVQLVVVDAALTPIQQRNLETAFGTKVIDRTGLILEIFGERAATAEGRLQVELAHLDYQAGRLVRSWTHLERQRGGFGFLGGPGETQIEADRRMIRNRMARIRRSLEDARRTRQLQRSKRQRAPWPVIALVGYTNAGKSTFFNRLTGSDVMAEDMLFATLDPTMREIRLPGIDKAILSDTVGFVSDLPTELVAAFRATLEEVTTADLIVHVRDIVHPDSEAQYEDVRAILNSLGANGPQDGGEGDAPAAIPQIEIWNKIDTADVDRRATIEEMAARRPDVAIISAVTGEGVETARILMASQLTARHQVQRIYLDYEQGEAMAWLHARGEVLSDEPEGEGHVLTVRLDPADRARFERLWPARKDPNDAPTP
- the hfq gene encoding RNA chaperone Hfq; the protein is MSDKNQNLQDIFLNALRKSKTPVTMFLVKGVKLQGIITWFDNFSLLLRRDGQSQLVYKHAISTVMPSHDFDLSLLGDNLRDAPASKGKALQDVFLNAVRRSDESVTMFLVNGVMLQGDIVAFDLFCMLLERERQVQLVYKHAISTVQPNGPINLTDNGEGDGEADDT
- the ntrX gene encoding nitrogen assimilation response regulator NtrX — translated: MALDILIVDDERDICDLVAGVMEDEGYEARTASDSDSALEAIRQRRPSLALIDVWLQGSRLDGLGLVEAIKAFDPTLPIIVISGHGGLDTAVAAIRRGAFDFIEKPFEASRLLHLVERATESERLKFEYEQLREKAGPSDELTGTSAAINNVRATLKRVAGTGSRVLITGAPGVGKEVAARVLHGWSGRHNAPFRVISSARMDPETVETELFGSEAEDGSIRVGLLEQAHGGTLFLDEVADMPLTTQGKILRVLTDQSFARVGGRTMIRVDVRIISGSARDLMTEIAENRFREDLYYRLNVVPVHIPPLRERRDDIASLCDHYIRRYAADRRVPPPEISSEAMAALQAHEWPGNVRELRNVIERVMILAPSDRLARIDADMLPAELVRGGTDILPNSESITAIPLKEARENFEREYLRIQINRFSGNISRTATFIGMERSALHRKLKLLGLTESSDGEG